In one Apostichopus japonicus isolate 1M-3 chromosome 18, ASM3797524v1, whole genome shotgun sequence genomic region, the following are encoded:
- the LOC139958762 gene encoding uncharacterized protein isoform X1 produces the protein MRILVYFLFYVLLSECHGWKEPRPSVSRFSRRMGNLVHSLIGNSGKLFFGNSKTIQDGGNCISGFRCYNGTCLDVGLTCDGVGDCSGAEDEVASYCGIEPEENFLRIRRSVEDNKVLKETWNRIGMHPESRQAICSNVQFWCPSNYKCISITKVCDGHNDCTQREDEENCPFVTCPDGYERCSGGKCIPFYWICDEIRDCPSGFDETNFDCATRSCKVGQFRCTTGACLPGHFRCDGQFDCQSGEDENICDLDAQCDGNGFLCTDGSACISEMGICDGLSQCTDGSDEFHCEVPLTTAESSSCPVLCKIGSYMHCLPQNKKCDKTVNCWDGSDEEDCPTTANLPTTTTTTPTTTTFCDDGFFICVIGTYSYCLSNSKLCDQEQNCDNGDDEKGCTPPPQSITTTTLPTTTLPTTTLPSTTTIPPTTFVCSDGFFICVVGTYTYCLPNSKLCDQEQNCDNGDDEKGCTPPPQSITTTTLPTTTLPTTTLPTTTLPTTTLPTTTTTIPSTTSVCSDGFFICVIGTYTYCLPNSKLCDQEQNCDNGDDEKGCTPPPQSITTTILPTTTLPTTTLPTTTTTIPPTTSVCSDGFFICVIGTYTYCLPNSKLCDQEQNCDNGDDEKGCTPPPQSITTTTLPTTTLPTTTLPTTTLPTTTTTIPPTTSVCSDGFFICVIGTYTYCLPNSKLCDQVQNCDNGDDEKGCTPPPQSITTTTLPTTTLPTTTLPTTTLPTTTLPTTTLPTTTTTIPPTTSLCSDGFFICVIGTYTYCLPNSKLCDQEQNCDNGDDEKGCTPPPQSITTTTLPTTTLPTTTLPTTTLPTTTTTIPPTTSVCSDGFFICVIGTYTYCLPNSKLCDQEQNCDNGDDEKGCTPPPQSIPPTTTTLPTTTLPTTTLPTTTLPSTTTTPPTTSVCSDGFFICVIGTYTYCLPNSKLCDQEQNCDNGDDEKGCTPPPQSITTTTLPTTTLPTTTLPTTTLPTTTLPTTTTTLSPTTSVCDDGFFICVIGTYTYCLPNSKLCDQEQNCDNGDDEKGCTPPPQSITTTTLPTTTLPTTTLPTTTLPTTTLPTTTTTIPPTTSVCDDGFFICVIGTYTYCLPNSKLCDQEQNCDNGDDERDCPTTLTSIPPTTTVLPTTTLHPTTTAVCGDGFFICLIGTYTYCLPNKKLCDQEQDCDNGDDEKDCPTTPATNPPVTTTLPPTTVLPTTTSVCTDGFFMCVINTFKYCLPNSKKCDLVQNCDNGEDEKGCATTSFPTTMLTSPCGEDIVCRVESFLYCLPQTKRCNGKMDCPDRSDEENCVTTAPSRSTTVTTGSICDFFTCQGNGQCVDMVDICNGVEDCPSGEDEDGCPTPVPCVFGQFECNDGTCIPVSLACDGTAHCPFSEDELNCPQENCPSKFRCKSNDGCLQEIAWCDGVDQCEDGSDEENCGSCGAGQFACSAFGMCIERSKVCDGRPDCPGPTDEEDCTAIEPCVGFFDCQNGYCIDISSVCDDVMDCHNGFDENDCEGKRGESVEDEKDTCQHYWCNNRCLGLTQICEGRLDCGVDLSTSCGFRQNEETDKETLDELLLELSNSLESVKRQKSNTQKMTKKLAKQVADEVSIRLQTQRDDDDQKEKGNNIEKKGDEVSDVRGETPGHLSDVIAKKIEMTQPRGDKETLRRQLNLKNLLEKRFDGK, from the exons atgaggATCTTGGTATATTTCCTTTTCTATGTTCTATTAAGCGAGTGCCATGGCTGGAAGGAGCCACGCCCGAGTGTGAGTCGTTTCTCCAGACGAATGGGAAATCTG GTACATTCACTTATCGGCAACAGCGGAAAACTGTTTTTTGGTAATTCAAAAACAATTCAAGATGGAG GTAATTGCATCTCCGGCTTTCGATGTTACAACGGTACTTGCCTAGATGTAGGTCTAACTTGTGATGGCGTCGGTGATTGTAGCGGAGCCGAAGACGAAGTTGCCAGTTACTGCGGCATTGAACCAGAGGAGAATTTCTTAAGGATAAGAAGATCTGTGGAAGATAACAAAGTATTGAAG GAAACTTGGAACCGAATCGGCATGCACCCAGAATCAAGACAAGCCATCTGCAGTAACGTTCAGTTCTGGTGTCCTTCGAATTACAAATGTATTTCAATAACCAAGGTCTGTGACGGTCACAACGATTGTACACAAAGGGAG GATGAAGAGAATTGTCCATTTGTTACGTGTCCAGACGGATATGAAAGATGCAGTGGCGGGAAATGCATTCCATTTTACTGGATTTGTGACGAGATCCGTGACTGCCCGTCGGGTTTTGATGAAACCAATTTCGACTGTGCCACTCGAAGTTGCAAGGTCGGCCAATTTAGGTGTACCACAG GCGCCTGTCTTCCAGGACACTTCCGATGTGACGGACAGTTCGACTGTCAAAGTGGGGAGGATGAAAACATCTGTGATTTGGATGCCCAATGTGACGGAAATGGGTTTCTTTGTACAGACGGGTCGGCGTGCATTTCTGAG ATGGGCATCTGCGACGGACTGTCCCAATGCACCGACGGTTCTGACGAATTTCATTGCGAAGTACCCTTAACAACAGCTGAAAGTTCATCCTGTCCAGTCCTCTGTAAGATTGGATCATATATGCATTGTTTACCGCAGAACAAAAAATGTGATAAAACAGTGAACTGTTGGGATGGCTCCGATGAAGAAGATTGTCCGACGACTGCAAATCTACCTACCACGACCACCACAACACCAACGACAACTACATTTTgtgatgatgggtttttcatctGTGTAATTGGAACATATTCATATTGTTTATCGAACAGTAAATTATGTGATCAGGAACAGAATTGCGACAACGGTGACGACGAAAAAGGATGTACACCACCACCACAGTCGATCACAACCACCACTCTACCAACCACCACTCTCCCAACCACCACTCTTCCATCCACTACGACTATACCACCAACAACATTCGTGTGCAGTGATGGTTTTTTTATTTGTGTAGTTGGTACATACACCTATTGTTTACCGAACAGTAAATTATGTGATCAGGAACAGAATTGCGACAACGGTGACGACGAAAAAGGATGTACACCACCTCCACAGTCGATCACAACCACCACTCTTCCAACCACCACTCTTCCAACCACCACTCTTCCAACCACTACTCTCCCAACCACTACTCTCCCAACCACTACTACGACTATACCATCAACAACATCCGTGTGCAGTGATGGGTTTTTTATTTGTGTAATTGGTACATACACATATTGTTTACCGAACAGTAAATTATGTGATCAGGAACAGAATTGCGACAACGGTGACGACGAAAAAGGATGTACACCACCACCACAGTCGATCACAACCACCATTCTACCAACCACCACTCTTCCAACCACTACTCTGCCAACCACTACTACGACTATACCACCAACAACATCCGTGTGCAGTGATGGGTTTTTTATTTGTGTAATTGGTACATACACATATTGTTTACCGAACAGTAAATTATGTGATCAGGAACAGAATTGCGACAACGGTGACGACGAAAAAGGATGTACACCACCACCACAGTCGATCACAACCACCACTCTACCAACCACCACTCTTCCAACCACTACTCTTCCAACCACTACTCTACCAACCACTACTACGACTATACCACCAACAACATCCGTGTGCAGTGATGGGTTTTTTATTTGTGTAATTGGTACATACACCTATTGCTTACCGAACAGTAAATTATGTGATCAGGTACAGAATTGCGACAACGGTGACGACGAAAAAGGATGTACACCACCACCACAGTCGATCACAACCACCACTCTACCAACCACCACTCTTCCAACCACTACTCTTCCAACCACTACTCTTCCAACCACTACTCTACCAACCACTACTCTACCAACCACTACTACGACTATACCACCAACAACATCCTTGTGCAGTGATGGGTTTTTTATTTGTGTAATTGGTACATACACATATTGTTTACCGAACAGTAAATTATGTGATCAGGAACAGAATTGCGACAACGGTGACGACGAAAAAGGATGTACACCACCACCACAGTCGATCACAACCACCACTCTACCAACCACCACTCTTCCAACCACTACTCTTCCAACCACTACTCTACCAACCACTACTACGACTATACCACCAACAACATCCGTGTGCAGTGATGGGTTTTTTATTTGTGTAATTGGTACATACACATATTGTTTACCGAACAGTAAATTATGTGATCAGGAACAGAATTGCGACAACGGTGACGACGAAAAAGGATGTACACCACCACCACAGTCGATACCACCCACAACGACCACTTTGCCAACCACCACTCTTCCAACCACTACTCTTCCAACCACCACTCTTCCATCCACTACGACTACACCACCAACAACATCCGTGTGCAGTGATGGGTTTTTTATTTGTGTAATTGGAACATACACATATTGTTTACCGAACAGTAAACTATGTGATCAGGAACAGAATTGCGACAACGGTGACGACGAAAAAGGATGTACACCACCACCACAGTCGATCACAACCACCACTCTACCAACCACTACTCTACCAACCACCACTCTTCCAACCACTACTCTTCCAACCACCACTCTTCCAACCACTACTACGACTTTATCACCAACAACATCTGTGTGTGATGATGGTTTTTTTATTTGTGTAATTGGAACATACACATATTGTTTACCGAACAGTAAATTATGTGATCAGGAACAGAATTGCGACAACGGTGACGACGAAAAAGGATGTACACCACCACCACAGTCGATTACCACCACCACTCTACCAACCACCACTCTACCAACCACCACTCTGCCAACCACTACTCTTCCAACCACTACTCTTCCAACCACTACTACGACTATACCACCAACAACATCCGTGTGTGATGATGGGTTTTTTATTTGTGTGATTGGAACATACACCTATTGTTTACCGAACAGTAAATTATGTGATCAGGAACAGAATTGCGACAACGGTGACGATGAGAGGGATTGTCCAACCACACTAACATCTATTCCACCCACAACAACCGTTTTGCCAACCACAACATTACACCCAACAACAACTGCAGTGTGTGGTGATGGGTTTTTCATTTGTCTAATTGGTACATACACATATTGTTTACCGAACAAAAAATTATGTGACCAGGAACAGGATTGCGACAACGGTGACGACGAAAAAGATTGTCCAACCACACCAGCAACCAACCCTCCTGTGACAACCACGTTGCCACCCACAACTGTACTGCCTACAACTACATCAGTTTGTACAGATGGCTTTTTCATGTGTGTGATTAATACATTTAAATACTGCTTACCGAATAGTAAAAAATGTGACCTCGTACAGAATTGCGACAATGGTGAAGATGAAAAAGGATGTGCAACAACATCTTTTCCTACCACGATGTTGACATCACCTTGCGGAGAAGATATCGTCTGTCGAGTAGAGAGCTTCCTTTACTGTTTACCACAAACTAAACGATGCAACGGGAAAATGGATTGTCCTGACAGATCCGACGAAGAGAACTGTGTAACAACGGCTCCTTCGAGATCCACCACGGTCACTACCGGATCCATCTGCGACTTTTTCACATGCCAAGGGAATGGTCAATGTGTGGACATGGTAGATATATGTAATGGTGTTGAAGACTGTCCATCAGGAGAAGATGAGGATGGCTGTCCCACACCTGTGCCATGCGTCTTCGGACAATTTGAATGTAATGACGGCACGTGCATCCCTGTCTCACTTGCATGTGACGGAACCGCACACTGCCCTTTCTCGGAAGATGAGCTGAATTGCCCGCAAGAGAATTGTCCGAGTAAATTCCGTTGTAAGAGCAACGATGGTTGTCTTCAAGAGATTGCATGGTGCGATGGAGTCGATCAATGCGAAGATGGCTCTGATGAAGAGAACTGTGGTTCATGCGGTGCTGGCCAATTTGCTTGTTCCGCTTTTGGAATGTGTATAGAACGTTCGAAAGTTTGTGATGGTCGACCGGATTGTCCAGGACCCACTGACGAGGAGGACTGTACGGCAATTGAGCCGTGCGTTGGATTCTTCGATTGCCAGAATGGGTATTGCATTGATATATCGAGTGTCTGTGATGACGTCATGGATTGTCACAATGGTTTTGACGAGAATGATTGCGAGGGGAAGAGAGGAGAGTCTGTGGAGGATGAGAAAGATACATGTCAACACTATTGG tgtAACAATCGATGTCTAGGTTTAACCCAGATTTGCGAAGGTCGTCTGGATTGTGGTGTAGACTTATCAACTTCATGTGGCTTCCGCCAAAACG AGGAAACTGACAAAGAAACACTGGACGAATTATTGCTTGAACTTTCAAACTCACTGGAATCTGTGAAGAGGCAGAAAA GTAACACTCAGAAGATGACGAAAAAGTTGGCAAAGCAAGTGGCCGATGAAGTTAGCATTCGACTTCAAACCCAAAGAGACGATGACGACCAGAAAGAGAAAGGGAACAATATTGAAAAGAAGGGTGACGAAGTTAGTGACGTAAGAGGGGAGACTCCCGGCCACCTGTCTGACGTAATCGCCAAGAAAATAGAGATGACGCAACCACGGGGGGATAAAGAGACACTAAGAAGACAACTGAATCTTAAAAACTTGTTGGAGAAACGTTTTGACGGAAAATGA
- the LOC139958762 gene encoding uncharacterized protein isoform X2, whose amino-acid sequence MRILVYFLFYVLLSECHGWKEPRPSVSRFSRRMGNLVHSLIGNSGKLFFGNCISGFRCYNGTCLDVGLTCDGVGDCSGAEDEVASYCGIEPEENFLRIRRSVEDNKVLKETWNRIGMHPESRQAICSNVQFWCPSNYKCISITKVCDGHNDCTQREDEENCPFVTCPDGYERCSGGKCIPFYWICDEIRDCPSGFDETNFDCATRSCKVGQFRCTTGACLPGHFRCDGQFDCQSGEDENICDLDAQCDGNGFLCTDGSACISEMGICDGLSQCTDGSDEFHCEVPLTTAESSSCPVLCKIGSYMHCLPQNKKCDKTVNCWDGSDEEDCPTTANLPTTTTTTPTTTTFCDDGFFICVIGTYSYCLSNSKLCDQEQNCDNGDDEKGCTPPPQSITTTTLPTTTLPTTTLPSTTTIPPTTFVCSDGFFICVVGTYTYCLPNSKLCDQEQNCDNGDDEKGCTPPPQSITTTTLPTTTLPTTTLPTTTLPTTTLPTTTTTIPSTTSVCSDGFFICVIGTYTYCLPNSKLCDQEQNCDNGDDEKGCTPPPQSITTTILPTTTLPTTTLPTTTTTIPPTTSVCSDGFFICVIGTYTYCLPNSKLCDQEQNCDNGDDEKGCTPPPQSITTTTLPTTTLPTTTLPTTTLPTTTTTIPPTTSVCSDGFFICVIGTYTYCLPNSKLCDQVQNCDNGDDEKGCTPPPQSITTTTLPTTTLPTTTLPTTTLPTTTLPTTTLPTTTTTIPPTTSLCSDGFFICVIGTYTYCLPNSKLCDQEQNCDNGDDEKGCTPPPQSITTTTLPTTTLPTTTLPTTTLPTTTTTIPPTTSVCSDGFFICVIGTYTYCLPNSKLCDQEQNCDNGDDEKGCTPPPQSIPPTTTTLPTTTLPTTTLPTTTLPSTTTTPPTTSVCSDGFFICVIGTYTYCLPNSKLCDQEQNCDNGDDEKGCTPPPQSITTTTLPTTTLPTTTLPTTTLPTTTLPTTTTTLSPTTSVCDDGFFICVIGTYTYCLPNSKLCDQEQNCDNGDDEKGCTPPPQSITTTTLPTTTLPTTTLPTTTLPTTTLPTTTTTIPPTTSVCDDGFFICVIGTYTYCLPNSKLCDQEQNCDNGDDERDCPTTLTSIPPTTTVLPTTTLHPTTTAVCGDGFFICLIGTYTYCLPNKKLCDQEQDCDNGDDEKDCPTTPATNPPVTTTLPPTTVLPTTTSVCTDGFFMCVINTFKYCLPNSKKCDLVQNCDNGEDEKGCATTSFPTTMLTSPCGEDIVCRVESFLYCLPQTKRCNGKMDCPDRSDEENCVTTAPSRSTTVTTGSICDFFTCQGNGQCVDMVDICNGVEDCPSGEDEDGCPTPVPCVFGQFECNDGTCIPVSLACDGTAHCPFSEDELNCPQENCPSKFRCKSNDGCLQEIAWCDGVDQCEDGSDEENCGSCGAGQFACSAFGMCIERSKVCDGRPDCPGPTDEEDCTAIEPCVGFFDCQNGYCIDISSVCDDVMDCHNGFDENDCEGKRGESVEDEKDTCQHYWCNNRCLGLTQICEGRLDCGVDLSTSCGFRQNEETDKETLDELLLELSNSLESVKRQKSNTQKMTKKLAKQVADEVSIRLQTQRDDDDQKEKGNNIEKKGDEVSDVRGETPGHLSDVIAKKIEMTQPRGDKETLRRQLNLKNLLEKRFDGK is encoded by the exons atgaggATCTTGGTATATTTCCTTTTCTATGTTCTATTAAGCGAGTGCCATGGCTGGAAGGAGCCACGCCCGAGTGTGAGTCGTTTCTCCAGACGAATGGGAAATCTG GTACATTCACTTATCGGCAACAGCGGAAAACTGTTTTTTG GTAATTGCATCTCCGGCTTTCGATGTTACAACGGTACTTGCCTAGATGTAGGTCTAACTTGTGATGGCGTCGGTGATTGTAGCGGAGCCGAAGACGAAGTTGCCAGTTACTGCGGCATTGAACCAGAGGAGAATTTCTTAAGGATAAGAAGATCTGTGGAAGATAACAAAGTATTGAAG GAAACTTGGAACCGAATCGGCATGCACCCAGAATCAAGACAAGCCATCTGCAGTAACGTTCAGTTCTGGTGTCCTTCGAATTACAAATGTATTTCAATAACCAAGGTCTGTGACGGTCACAACGATTGTACACAAAGGGAG GATGAAGAGAATTGTCCATTTGTTACGTGTCCAGACGGATATGAAAGATGCAGTGGCGGGAAATGCATTCCATTTTACTGGATTTGTGACGAGATCCGTGACTGCCCGTCGGGTTTTGATGAAACCAATTTCGACTGTGCCACTCGAAGTTGCAAGGTCGGCCAATTTAGGTGTACCACAG GCGCCTGTCTTCCAGGACACTTCCGATGTGACGGACAGTTCGACTGTCAAAGTGGGGAGGATGAAAACATCTGTGATTTGGATGCCCAATGTGACGGAAATGGGTTTCTTTGTACAGACGGGTCGGCGTGCATTTCTGAG ATGGGCATCTGCGACGGACTGTCCCAATGCACCGACGGTTCTGACGAATTTCATTGCGAAGTACCCTTAACAACAGCTGAAAGTTCATCCTGTCCAGTCCTCTGTAAGATTGGATCATATATGCATTGTTTACCGCAGAACAAAAAATGTGATAAAACAGTGAACTGTTGGGATGGCTCCGATGAAGAAGATTGTCCGACGACTGCAAATCTACCTACCACGACCACCACAACACCAACGACAACTACATTTTgtgatgatgggtttttcatctGTGTAATTGGAACATATTCATATTGTTTATCGAACAGTAAATTATGTGATCAGGAACAGAATTGCGACAACGGTGACGACGAAAAAGGATGTACACCACCACCACAGTCGATCACAACCACCACTCTACCAACCACCACTCTCCCAACCACCACTCTTCCATCCACTACGACTATACCACCAACAACATTCGTGTGCAGTGATGGTTTTTTTATTTGTGTAGTTGGTACATACACCTATTGTTTACCGAACAGTAAATTATGTGATCAGGAACAGAATTGCGACAACGGTGACGACGAAAAAGGATGTACACCACCTCCACAGTCGATCACAACCACCACTCTTCCAACCACCACTCTTCCAACCACCACTCTTCCAACCACTACTCTCCCAACCACTACTCTCCCAACCACTACTACGACTATACCATCAACAACATCCGTGTGCAGTGATGGGTTTTTTATTTGTGTAATTGGTACATACACATATTGTTTACCGAACAGTAAATTATGTGATCAGGAACAGAATTGCGACAACGGTGACGACGAAAAAGGATGTACACCACCACCACAGTCGATCACAACCACCATTCTACCAACCACCACTCTTCCAACCACTACTCTGCCAACCACTACTACGACTATACCACCAACAACATCCGTGTGCAGTGATGGGTTTTTTATTTGTGTAATTGGTACATACACATATTGTTTACCGAACAGTAAATTATGTGATCAGGAACAGAATTGCGACAACGGTGACGACGAAAAAGGATGTACACCACCACCACAGTCGATCACAACCACCACTCTACCAACCACCACTCTTCCAACCACTACTCTTCCAACCACTACTCTACCAACCACTACTACGACTATACCACCAACAACATCCGTGTGCAGTGATGGGTTTTTTATTTGTGTAATTGGTACATACACCTATTGCTTACCGAACAGTAAATTATGTGATCAGGTACAGAATTGCGACAACGGTGACGACGAAAAAGGATGTACACCACCACCACAGTCGATCACAACCACCACTCTACCAACCACCACTCTTCCAACCACTACTCTTCCAACCACTACTCTTCCAACCACTACTCTACCAACCACTACTCTACCAACCACTACTACGACTATACCACCAACAACATCCTTGTGCAGTGATGGGTTTTTTATTTGTGTAATTGGTACATACACATATTGTTTACCGAACAGTAAATTATGTGATCAGGAACAGAATTGCGACAACGGTGACGACGAAAAAGGATGTACACCACCACCACAGTCGATCACAACCACCACTCTACCAACCACCACTCTTCCAACCACTACTCTTCCAACCACTACTCTACCAACCACTACTACGACTATACCACCAACAACATCCGTGTGCAGTGATGGGTTTTTTATTTGTGTAATTGGTACATACACATATTGTTTACCGAACAGTAAATTATGTGATCAGGAACAGAATTGCGACAACGGTGACGACGAAAAAGGATGTACACCACCACCACAGTCGATACCACCCACAACGACCACTTTGCCAACCACCACTCTTCCAACCACTACTCTTCCAACCACCACTCTTCCATCCACTACGACTACACCACCAACAACATCCGTGTGCAGTGATGGGTTTTTTATTTGTGTAATTGGAACATACACATATTGTTTACCGAACAGTAAACTATGTGATCAGGAACAGAATTGCGACAACGGTGACGACGAAAAAGGATGTACACCACCACCACAGTCGATCACAACCACCACTCTACCAACCACTACTCTACCAACCACCACTCTTCCAACCACTACTCTTCCAACCACCACTCTTCCAACCACTACTACGACTTTATCACCAACAACATCTGTGTGTGATGATGGTTTTTTTATTTGTGTAATTGGAACATACACATATTGTTTACCGAACAGTAAATTATGTGATCAGGAACAGAATTGCGACAACGGTGACGACGAAAAAGGATGTACACCACCACCACAGTCGATTACCACCACCACTCTACCAACCACCACTCTACCAACCACCACTCTGCCAACCACTACTCTTCCAACCACTACTCTTCCAACCACTACTACGACTATACCACCAACAACATCCGTGTGTGATGATGGGTTTTTTATTTGTGTGATTGGAACATACACCTATTGTTTACCGAACAGTAAATTATGTGATCAGGAACAGAATTGCGACAACGGTGACGATGAGAGGGATTGTCCAACCACACTAACATCTATTCCACCCACAACAACCGTTTTGCCAACCACAACATTACACCCAACAACAACTGCAGTGTGTGGTGATGGGTTTTTCATTTGTCTAATTGGTACATACACATATTGTTTACCGAACAAAAAATTATGTGACCAGGAACAGGATTGCGACAACGGTGACGACGAAAAAGATTGTCCAACCACACCAGCAACCAACCCTCCTGTGACAACCACGTTGCCACCCACAACTGTACTGCCTACAACTACATCAGTTTGTACAGATGGCTTTTTCATGTGTGTGATTAATACATTTAAATACTGCTTACCGAATAGTAAAAAATGTGACCTCGTACAGAATTGCGACAATGGTGAAGATGAAAAAGGATGTGCAACAACATCTTTTCCTACCACGATGTTGACATCACCTTGCGGAGAAGATATCGTCTGTCGAGTAGAGAGCTTCCTTTACTGTTTACCACAAACTAAACGATGCAACGGGAAAATGGATTGTCCTGACAGATCCGACGAAGAGAACTGTGTAACAACGGCTCCTTCGAGATCCACCACGGTCACTACCGGATCCATCTGCGACTTTTTCACATGCCAAGGGAATGGTCAATGTGTGGACATGGTAGATATATGTAATGGTGTTGAAGACTGTCCATCAGGAGAAGATGAGGATGGCTGTCCCACACCTGTGCCATGCGTCTTCGGACAATTTGAATGTAATGACGGCACGTGCATCCCTGTCTCACTTGCATGTGACGGAACCGCACACTGCCCTTTCTCGGAAGATGAGCTGAATTGCCCGCAAGAGAATTGTCCGAGTAAATTCCGTTGTAAGAGCAACGATGGTTGTCTTCAAGAGATTGCATGGTGCGATGGAGTCGATCAATGCGAAGATGGCTCTGATGAAGAGAACTGTGGTTCATGCGGTGCTGGCCAATTTGCTTGTTCCGCTTTTGGAATGTGTATAGAACGTTCGAAAGTTTGTGATGGTCGACCGGATTGTCCAGGACCCACTGACGAGGAGGACTGTACGGCAATTGAGCCGTGCGTTGGATTCTTCGATTGCCAGAATGGGTATTGCATTGATATATCGAGTGTCTGTGATGACGTCATGGATTGTCACAATGGTTTTGACGAGAATGATTGCGAGGGGAAGAGAGGAGAGTCTGTGGAGGATGAGAAAGATACATGTCAACACTATTGG tgtAACAATCGATGTCTAGGTTTAACCCAGATTTGCGAAGGTCGTCTGGATTGTGGTGTAGACTTATCAACTTCATGTGGCTTCCGCCAAAACG AGGAAACTGACAAAGAAACACTGGACGAATTATTGCTTGAACTTTCAAACTCACTGGAATCTGTGAAGAGGCAGAAAA GTAACACTCAGAAGATGACGAAAAAGTTGGCAAAGCAAGTGGCCGATGAAGTTAGCATTCGACTTCAAACCCAAAGAGACGATGACGACCAGAAAGAGAAAGGGAACAATATTGAAAAGAAGGGTGACGAAGTTAGTGACGTAAGAGGGGAGACTCCCGGCCACCTGTCTGACGTAATCGCCAAGAAAATAGAGATGACGCAACCACGGGGGGATAAAGAGACACTAAGAAGACAACTGAATCTTAAAAACTTGTTGGAGAAACGTTTTGACGGAAAATGA